The Melitaea cinxia chromosome 6, ilMelCinx1.1, whole genome shotgun sequence genome has a window encoding:
- the LOC123654342 gene encoding rab-like protein 3, translating into MAAIEKVKVVVLGDSGVGKTSLTYLIAHNKPILSPGWTVGCSVEVKLHRYKEGTQAQNTFFVELWDVGGSNNHRNTRNVFYQPTHGIILVHDLTNRKSQVNLQKWLTEILNQDSTNSNYQHIDVDPEQFLGSTQIPILVIGTKYDLAEEKQRKNQYRRLASSIAEQCGADEIFVNCYQARSLAPGTSNSVKLTRFFDKVIERRYYSRASPFSDKRRPAALMSHVLSTPVSARSHAHAHAYLSPRFYRMD; encoded by the exons ATGGCTGCGATCGAGAAAGTTAAAGTCGTCGTCCTTGGTGACTCCG gtGTCGGCAAAACAtctttaacttatttaattgcTCATAATAAACCAATACTTTCACCGGGATGGACCGTCGGATGCTCAGTGGAGGTCAAATTGCACAGATACAAAGAGGGGACCCAGGCccaaaatacgttttttgttgAACTGTGGGATGTGGGTGGTTCAAATAACCACAGAAATACAAGAAATGTTTTTTATCAACCCACACACG GTATTATACTGGTACATGACTTGACAAACAGGAAAAGTCAAGTAAATCTACAGAAATGGTTGACTGAAATCCTAAATCAAGATAGTACCAATTCAAACTACCAACATATTGATGTAGATCCTGAGCAGTTCCTGGGTTCTACTCAA ATTCCAATTCTCGTTATAGGCACAAAGTATGACTTAGCCGAAGAAAAGCAAAGGAAAAACCAATACAGGCGATTAGCGAGCAGTATAGCAGAACAATGCGGCGCCGACGAGATATTCGTGAATTGCTACCAAGCGAG atCTCTCGCTCCCGGTACAAGCAACTCTGTGAAATTGACGCGATTTTTCGATAAA GTGATTGAGAGGCGCTACTACTCACGCGCGAGCCCGTTCTCCGACAAGCGGCGGCCCGCGGCGCTGATGTCGCACGTGCTGTCCACGCCCGTGTCCGCGCGCtcgcacgcgcacgcgcacgccTACCTCAGCCCGCGCTTCTACCGCATGGACTGA
- the LOC123654718 gene encoding m-AAA protease-interacting protein 1, mitochondrial-like, with the protein MFGHNKEEPKKRKKRIPKLILLQNPFTWIMIKIDFGILRRVWDPEFQEREFKFGTRQAISRVTQLISGGNFNELNGLLTKAARVSLVRELDRNWTEKQRSLIALKRDDIQISSPRKVYFIKIGDKKFCDVDMAFLALKWATINSIEMLLFAEIFARFHREYTPHSIPEWTIAFFKVTRFEVLRRSSQ; encoded by the exons ATGTTCGGACATAATAAAGAGGAACCCAAAAAACGAAAGAAACGTAttcctaaattaattttattacaaaatcctTTTACTTGgataatgataaaaattgattttggcATATTGAGACGTGTCTGGGACCCTGAATTCCAAGAAAGAGAGTTCAAATTCGGCACTCGCCAA GCGATATCTCGGGTGACACAACTTATAAGCGGGGGTAACTTTAATGAACTGAATGGCTTGCTTACAAAGGCTGCACGAGTGAGTCTAGTGCGTGAATTAGATCGTAATTGGACAGAAAAACAGCGATCTTTGATAGCTCTTAAACGAGACGACATTCAAATATCATCACCACGGAAagtctattttataaaaattggag atAAAAAGTTCTGCGATGTAGACATGGCATTTTTAGCATTGAAATGGGCTACAATAAATAGCATCGAAATGCTCTTGTTTGCTGAAATATTTGCTCGTTTTCATCGTGAGTACACTCCGCACTCTATACCGGAATGGACAATAGCGTTTTTTAAAGTAACCAGATTTGAGGTTTTACGGCGCTcgtcccaataa
- the LOC123654641 gene encoding lipoamide acyltransferase component of branched-chain alpha-keto acid dehydrogenase complex, mitochondrial, with protein MAFATRKWLVNLRNLNKYNKFAVSRSRSLSSWKYSNLKINNQEEKLVQTRWIHTTNTINKTVAFKLSDIGEGIREVVIKEWFVKEGDKVQQFDNICEVQSDKAAVTITSRYDGVVTKLYHAVDETALVGQPLVDIELENSGDESTAPEKQTDDVVKDATKAENINTQKVKVLTTPAVRRIAAQFKVDLSTVNATGRNGRLLKEDLLSYLNISADKSNDVPKTDFTVEAISIPVTEASAKAEILLEDKKVPVTGFTKAMVKSMTEAMKIPHFGFSDEYDVTNLVKFRESLKEIAQKRNVKLTYMPIIIKAASLTLSQFPIINSSLDSACENIIYKASHNIGVAMDTPNGLVVPVIKNAQAKSIIEIAKELNSLQEKGAKNQLGLNDLTGGTFTISNIGIVGGTYTKPVILPPQVSIGALGKIQVLPRFDSEGNVVKAHILSVSWSADHRVIDGVTMARFSNQLKEYLEEPYKLLLDL; from the exons ATGGCATTTGCAACAAGAAAGTGGTTGGTGAATTTAAggaatttaaacaaatacaacaAATTCGCTGTTTCGAGAAGT AGATCTTTATCATCATggaaatattcaaatttaaaaataaataaccaagAGGAGAAACTTGTGCAGACCAGATGGATACACACGAcgaatacaattaataaaacggTTGCCTTCAAACTTTCTGATATCGGAGAAGGCATAAGGGAAGTTGTTATAAAAGAATG GTTTGTCAAAGAAGGAGATAAGGTACAACAATTTGACAACATATGCGAAGTTCAAAGTGATAAAGCCGCGGTGACTATAACAAGTAGATACGACGGCGTTGTAACAAAATTGTATCATGCTGTGGATGAAACTGCACTAGTTGGACAACCTTTAGTCGATATTGAATTAGAAAACTCAGGAGATGAAA gtacagcACCAGAAAAACAGACAGATGACGTTGTGAAAGATGCAACGAAGGCAGAAAATATTAATACGCAAAAAGTGAAAGTATTGACAACACCTGCCGTAAGAAGAATAGCGGCACAATTCAAA GTAGACTTAAGTACTGTGAACGCTACTGGAAGAAACGGAAGACTGCTTAAAGAAGATCTTTTGTCATACCTTAATATTAGCGCAGATAAGTCTAATGATGTACCAAAAACCGATTTTACAGTTGAAGCAATTTCTATTCCTGTGACTGAAGCCTCAGCTAAAGCAGAAATTTTACTAGAAGACAAAAAAGTCCCTGTCACTGGATTTACGAAGGCTATGGTGAAATCTATGACAGAAGCTATG aaaataCCACACTTTGGATTTAGTGACGAATATGATGTTACAAATTTGGTGAAATTTAGAGAAAGCCTGAAGGAAATAGCTCAAAAACGAAATGTTAAACTGACTTACATGCCTATAATTATCAAAGCCGCATCCCTAACTCTTTCCCAATTCccaataataaatagtagtctAGACAGCGCTtgcgaaaatattatttacaaagctAGTCACAACATAGGTGTGGCAATGGACACACCAAACGGCTTAGTTGTCCCTGTAATAAAG AATGCACAAGCCAAAAGTATAATTGAAATAGCAAAAGAATTGAATTCCTTGCAAGAAAAAGGGGCGAAAAATCAACTAGGGCTCAATGACCTAACTGGTGGAACATTCACAATTTCTAATATAGGCATC gtTGGAGGAACATATACAAAGCCAGTAATATTGCCACCACAAGTATCAATCGGTGCCTTAGGAAAAATAcag GTATTACCAAGGTTTGACTCGGAAGGTAATGTGGTAAAGGCTCACATTTTATCAGTGAGTTGGTCGGCAGATCACAGAGTCATCGATGGTGTAACAATGGCACGATTTTCCAACCAACTTAAAGAATATCTCGAAGAACCCTACAAGCTACTTTTAGATCTGTAG
- the LOC123654340 gene encoding tyrosine-protein kinase transmembrane receptor Ror2 has translation MIVYYKVIIVLLSIKSVHLYCGPYNGQICKHYSTGYVWYNHTGGLENEKITSGLWKEMISALKEPCRSKAEKLLCAYAFPKCIDKDGVGYYALPLCYEDCMAVKMQFCYNDWIVIEEQKRRGVFFESRGHFRFPECEKLPKFSGKGSQVTCNNAGITEMDYSQVTTTCIKGNGRYYQGTMNVTETGLACQAWESQYPHQHTRPPLVFPEVQNSTNYCRNAGGEERKPWCYTMDPNVRWELCDIPMCANFSDEIDNTNGSIVMENYFTPTFVLLLSIGGLGCVLAIASIALLCHYFFKNHYSKCTISNRRNLQNVDIDLDKLPSNLAYHTTGAQLNPKLEKLEFPRNNIIYIRDLGQGAFGRVFQAKAPGLIPEEEFTLVAVKMLKDEASHDLQLDFEREACLLADFDHPNIVKLLGVCAIGRPMCLLFEFMGKGDLNEYLRACSTAPNFQPAVENREDLRLLATPLNHLDLLHIARQIASGMVYLSDRKFVHRDLATRNCLINDDMVVKIADFGLSHKIYLQDYYKGDEHDAIPVRWMPLESILYNKYTLESDVWAYGVCLWEIFSFALQPYFGMTHEEVVRFLKDGNVLACPDNTPRCVYDLMKQCWNHHPSDRPNFRVIYQTLDNIQMILERSHTN, from the coding sequence ATGATCGTgtattataaagtaattattgtGCTTCTTTCCATAAAATCTGTGCATCTTTATTGTGGTCCATACAATGGACAAATTTGCAAGCACTATTCAACAGGATACGTATGGTACAACCATACTGGAGGTCTTGAAAATGAGAAGATTACGAGTGGCCTGTGGAAAGAAATGATATCCGCCTTGAAAGAACCTTGCCGCAGTAAAGCAGAAAAACTTCTGTGTGCCTATGCATTTCCTAAATGTATCGATAAAGACGGAGTTGGTTACTATGCTTTACCGCTTTGCTACGAAGATTGTATGGCGGTTAAAATGCAATTCTGTTACAATGATTGGATTGTTATTGAAGAACAAAAACGCCGTGGTGTATTTTTTGAATCAAGAGGTCATTTTCGATTTCCAGAATGTGAAAAACTTCCAAAATTCTCTGGTAAAGGCTCTCAAGTAACATGTAATAATGCAGGTATTACAGAAATGGATTACAGCCAGGTAACTACTACTTGCATCAAAGGAAATGGGCGATATTACCAGGGTACCATGAATGTCACTGAGACTGGGCTAGCGTGCCAAGCATGGGAATCTCAATATCCCCATCAACATACCCGACCACCTTTAGTATTCCCAGAAGTTCAaaattctacaaattattgtagAAATGCAGGTGGTGAAGAGCGAAAGCCCTGGTGTTACACAATGGATCCAAATGTAAGATGGGAACTCTGTGACATACCTATGTGTGCCAATTTTAGTGATGAAATAGACAATACAAATGGATCAATTGTtatggaaaattattttacacctACATTTGTTTTGTTGCTCTCTATTGGGGGCCTTGGGTGTGTATTAGCTATAGCATCAATTGCACTGTTGTGTcactatttctttaaaaatcattattctaAATGTACCATTTCTAATCGAAGAAACTTACAAAATGTCGATATCGATTTAGATAAGCTCCCAAGTAACCTGGCTTATCATACAACTGGTGCGCAACTTAATCCTAAATTGGAAAAATTAGAGTTTCCTagaaataacataatttatattcgaGACTTAGGACAAGGTGCATTTGGAAGAGTATTTCAAGCAAAAGCACCTGGCTTAATACCCGAAGAGGAATTTACTTTAGTAGCTGTTAAAATGCTCAAAGATGAAGCTTCACATGACTTGCAATTAGATTTTGAGAGAGAAGCTTGCCTGTTAGCTGACTTTGATCATCCAAACATTGTTAAACTATTAGGTGTATGTGCAATAGGACGACCtatgtgtttattgtttgaaTTTATGGGAAAAGGTGACTTAAATGAATATTTGCGAGCATGCAGCACAGCACCAAATTTTCAACCAGCGGTAGAAAACAGAGAAGATTTAAGACTTCTTGCCACTCCTCTTAACCACTTGGATCTTCTCCATATTGCTAGACAGATTGCTTCTGGAATGGTATACTTATCAGATAGAAAGTTTGTGCATCGTGACTTAGCCACTAGAAACTGTCTTATCAATGATGATATGGTTGTAAAAATTGCTGACTTTGGTTTATCCCATAAAATTTACTTACAAGATTATTATAAAGGGGATGAGCATGATGCTATTCCTGTGAGATGGATGCCTTTAGAGagcatattatataataagtatactCTAGAATCAGATGTATGGGCATATGGCGTATGTTTATGGGAAATATTTTCCTTTGCCCTACAGCCCTATTTTGGTATGACACATGAAGAAGTTGTGAGATTTTTAAAGGATGGCAATGTCTTGGCATGTCCAGACAATACACCTAGATGTGTTTATGATTTGATGAAACAGTGTTGGAATCATCACCCCAGTGATCGTCCAAACTTTAGAGTAATATATCAAACATTGGACAATATACAAATGATACTTGAAAGAAGTCATACtaattaa
- the LOC123654341 gene encoding beta-1,3-glucan-binding protein-like, translating to MWSSFLGVVVLSSVVSACTPSLTTVSGTHAPITVCSGALIFADDFEEFDLEKWQHENTLAGGGNWEFQYYNNNRTNSFTHSGRLFIRPSLTSDQFGEYFLANGHLNIEGGAPADRCTNPLWYGCERTGSHSNILNPIKSARIRTVNSFSFRYGRVEVRAKMPAGDWLWPAIWLMPAYNTYGSWPASGEIDLVESRGNRNLLNNGVHIGTQEAGSTLHYGPYPELNGWERAHWVRRKSSGYDREFHRYQLEWTPDFLRFSIDDVELGRVAPGNGGFWQYGGFNSNPNIENPWRYGSKMAPFDQKFYLIINLAVGGTNGFFPDGIYNPTPKPWSNNSPRAATDFWNGRSGWLPTWNLNQNDGQDASLQVDYVRVWAL from the exons ATGTGGTCGTCGTTCTTAGGGGTAGTGGTATTATCGTCAGTGGTCAGCGCGTGTACGCCTAGTTTGACCACGGTGAGCGGTACACACGCTCCGATCACTGTATGCTCTGGAGCCCTAATTTTCGCTGATGACTTCGAAGAATTCGATCTCGAAAAATGGCAACATGAAAACACTTTGGCTGGTGGTGGT AATTGGGAATTTCAATACTACAACAACAATAGAACAAACTCATTCACACATAGCGGAAGGTTATTTATTCGACCATCATTGACGTCAGATCAGTTTGGGGAGTATTTTCTTGCAAATGGTCACCTCAACATTGAAGGTGGAGCTCCTGCCGACCG GTGCACTAATCCTCTATGGTATGGATGCGAGCGTACCGGTTCGCATTCAAATATCCTAAACCCAATCAAAAGCGCCCGTATCCGCACGGTAAACTCGTTCAGTTTTCGCTATGGTAGAGTTGAGGTCCGCGCCAAGATGCCCGCCGGTGACTGGTTGTGGCCAG CGATTTGGCTTATGCCCGCTTACAATACATACGGCAGTTGGCCAGCGTCTGGAGAGATCGACCTCGTGGAGTCGCGCGGGAACCGCAACTTGCTCAACAACGGCGTCCACATCGGGACACAGGAGGCGGGATCTACATTACACTACGGGCCCTATCCCGAACTAAACGGTTGGGAGCGAGCCCACTGGGTTAGAAGGAAATCTAGTGGTTACGATCGAGAGTTCCATCGCTATCAACTAGAATGGACTCCAG ACTTTTTAAGATTCAGCATCGACGATGTGGAACTTGGTCGAGTAGCACCTGGTAACGGAGGCTTTTGGCAATACGGCGGTTTTAATAGCAACCCTAACATCGAAAACCCATGGCGATATGGATCTAAAATGGCACCTTTCGACCAAAAG ttttactTAATCATCAACTTAGCCGTGGGTGGTACTAATGGTTTCTTCCCCGACGGAATATACAATCCCACCCCCAAACCATGGTCGAACAATTCACCAAGA GCCGCTACTGATTTCTGGAACGGGCGATCAGGCTGGCTCCCTACCTGGAACCTGAACCAAAACGACGGGCAAGACGCGTCTCTTCAAGTCGACTATGTACGAGTGTGGGCTTTGTAA